CCCTGCTCGCGCGCGAGCCGCTGCGCGGCGCGGAAGCGGTCCAGCGCGCCGGCGTAATCGAGCTGGGCGAGCCGTGCCTCGCCCTCCGCGCGCGTGGCGCGCACCGGTTGGCCCTGCGCGTGCTGCACGCGCGCCAGCGTCCCCCAGGCACCGGGGTCGTCCGGATGGGCGACGCACCAGGCCAGCAGCCGCTGGCCGATGCCGTCGCGCACCGGTGGCGGCAGGCCCCCGGCCGCCTGCGCCGCGAGCAGCAGGCCGGCGCGACCGCCGTCGTGCGCGGCGCGCTGCGCCAGCGGCGCCAACGCCTCACGCTGCTCACGAGGCAATCGTGCCTCGCCGTGCAGCATCCACAGCACCTCCAGCCGCAGCGCGTCCGCGGCGCGCCCGGCGGCCGCGTCATCCGCCGCGTCACGCACCGTCTCCAGCGCTGCCAGCGCCTCGTCCACGTCCCGCAGCCACGCGGCGGCCAGCGCCCGCGCGTAGCGCCGGCCCGCGTCGGCACCGCCGCGGCCCGCGCGCACGTGCGCCTGCAGGCGATCCGGGGCGGGCTCGGCCAGCACGCGCGCACGCGCCGCCATGAACGCGTGTGCGGTGGCGGACACCGGCACCGCGGGCGTCGTCCGGTCCGCGGGCGCACCGGCCAGCGGCAGGCGCGCGCGCATGTCCGCGATGCGCTCGGTGGTCAGCGGGTGGCTGCGCAGGTACGGGAAGCCCCCGTCGTCGTTGAGGCGGGCCGACTGCTGCAGCCGGTCGAACATGCCGAGGAACCCCTGGCCATCGAAGCCGGCGGCCTGCAGCACGGCCAGTCCGATGCGGTCGGCCTCGCGCTCCATGTCGCGCGAGAAGTTGAGCTGGCTTTGCACGGCGAGCGCCTGCCCCCCGGCGATGGCGGCGCTGGCGATGTCGGCGTTGCGCGCGGCGCTGGCGGCCAGCGCGCCCAGGATCATCGCCGCCAGCACGAGCGGGGCCTGCTGGTTCTGCCGGCTGATGAGGCGCGCGATGTGGCGCTGCGTCACGTGACTGAGTTCGTGGGCGAGCACCGAGGCCAGTTCGTCGGCGCTGCCGGTGACACCGATCAGGCCCAGGTGCACGCCGAGGTAGCCCCCGGGCAGGGCAAACGCATTGACGGTGCGGTCGCGCGCGAGCAGCAGCCGCCACGCGTAGCGCTCGGCCAGCTCGTCGGCGAGCTCGCCGCGCCGGCGCGCGGCCGCAAACAGCGGCTGCCAGATCGCGTTCAGGTGGTCGGCCAGCGGCGCGTCGTCCAGATACGCCGGGTCGCGGTAGATGGCGCGCGCGATCTGGTCGCCCAGGCGTCGCTCTTCCGACAGCGTAAGCTCCCCCCCGTCGCCGAGCGCGGGCAGGTCGGTCGCCGCCCGGGCGGGCGACGGCTGCGCCGCCAGCCACGGCAACAGCGCCGTGGCGGTGGCCCCGGCGAAGGCGCCGCGCAGCGCACCGGCGAGCCAGTGGCGCCGGCTGCAGCGCAGCGCCGCCCCGCGTAGGGGCGCGCCGTCGTCGGACGTAGGGTCGGGTGTCAGGGGTGGGCGGGAACGCATGCCCGTATGATGCCGCCTGTGCGGCGAACATTCCCGCCGCGGTGGTTCCAGTTGGTCGATTTTTTCCGAGGCGCTGTGCGATGACGTCACCCCTGACCCACTTCGATGCCCACGGTCAAGCTCACATGGTCGATGTGGGGGCCAAGGCCGACACCCACCGCGTTGCGGTGGCGCAGGGGCGCATCCGCATGCAGCCGGCGACGCTGGCCCTGATCGAGCAGGGCACGGCGAAGAAGGGCGACGTGCTCGGCGTGGCGCGCATCGCGGGCATCATGGCCGCCAAGCGCACCAGCGAGCTGATCCCGCTGTGCCACCCGATCGCCCTGACGCGCGTGGCACTGGACTTTGCCATCGAGCCCGACGGGCCGGCCGTGCGCGTGCGGGCGACGGCCGAAACCGTCGGACCCACCGGGGTGGAGATGGAGGCACTGACCGCCGCGCAGGTCGCGCTGTTGACGATCTACGACATGTGCAAGGCCGCCGACCGCGCGATGGTCATCACGGACGTGCGGCTGCTCGAAAAGCGCGGGGGCAAGTCGGGGCACTTCATCGCCCCCGGCGCTGACGAGCGGGCGTGAGTCAGGCGTAGGTGTAGACGCCGCGCCCGGTCTTGCGGCCCAGGTAGCCGGCCGCCACCATTTCCTTGAGCAGCGGGCAGGGGCGGTACTTGCTGTCGTTGAACTCGGCGAAGTACACGTTCATCACCGCCAGGCACACGTCCAGCCCGATCATGTCGGCGAGCGCCAGCGGCCCGATCGGGTGGTTGCAGCCCAGCTTCATGCCGGCGTCGATGTCCTCGGGGCTCGCCAGCCCTTCGGCGAGGACGAAGAAAGCCTCGTTGATCATCGGCACGAGGATGCGGTTGACGACGAAGCCGGGCGAGTTCTTGACCGTGATCGGGGTCTTGCCCAGGCGCAGCGCGAGGTCGCGCACCGCGTCGTGCGTAGCGTCGCTGGTTTGCAGGCCGCGGATGATCTCCACCAGCGCCATCACCGGCACCGGGTTGAAGAAGTGCATGCCGATGAAGCGGTCCGCGCGGCCGGTGACGGCAGCGAGCTGCGTGATGCTGATCGAGCTGGTGTTGGTGGCGACGATCGTCTCGGGCGGGAGCAGCGCGTCGAGCTGGCGCAGGATCTTGAGCTTGAGCTCGAGGTTTTCGGTGGCGGCTTCGATGACGAGCTGCGCACCCTTGACGTCGTCGTAGGACGTCGAGGTGCGTATGCGCGCCAGCGCCGCGTCGCGCTCGGCGGCGGAGATTTTTTCCTTCTTGAGCAGGCGCTCCAGGCTGCCCCGAATGGTGGCGAGACCCTTTTGCAACGCGGCGTCGTGGATGTCGATCATCACGACGTTGAGGCCGCTGGTCGCACACACCTGTGCGATGCCGTTGCCCATGGTGCCGGCGCCGATGATGCCGACGGTGTCGATGGCCATGTGTCGAACTCCTCTGATGCGATTGAGGGAAGAACAGCCACCGATTATGCGGTGCCGCAAACGATACACCCCGCGGCCCGGGGGCGGCGGGGTGTCGTGTATGCGCGGCGTGTGCACGGGACGGGTGCGCCGCCGAGGTCCCGCGGACCGCGCCAGTCGCGGCGCGGCAACCGTGATTTCCTCAAACGGGCGTCAGGCCTTGGCCGCGCGCGGGGGCTTGGTGGCGTTGGCGGCGGTGGTCGCAACGGCCTTCAGGTTGGCCTCGGCCAGTTCGGTGGCCTGCTTGACGGCCTTTTGCACCGATTCCATCGCGGCGGCTGCCGTGGAGACGGCGGTCTTCATCGCGGCCACGGCCGGCTCGGTGCCCTGCGGGGCGTTCTTGACGGCGCTGTCGAGCGCGCTGACGAACTGCTTTTGCGCTTCGGCTGCCTGGGCTTCGGCGACCTTCGCGAACTCGGCGCTCAGCGCGGAGGCGATGTCATAGACGTGGCGGCTGTAGCTGGCGATCTTTTCGCCCATCGGTTGCAGCATCGCGTTGTGCAGCGCGACCAGGTCCTGCATGTCCTTGACGCTCAGGGCCGCCTGGGTCTGCTCGGCGGTTTCGGCCAGCAGCGTCTTGGCGGTTTGCAGGTTGAGTTCGACGAGCTTTTCGACGCCGGCGAGCGCCTTTTCGCTGAGGTCGAACGCGGTGGCCACGTTCTTCTTGTGGGCGGTGACGATGTGGTCGATGGTCATCATGGCGGGACTCCTTGGTCGAGTGGGTGGAAGGGCAACAGGCCGTTGGGCGCAACCTCAGGTCAGAGCCGTCCTTGCCGGAAGTGACACCGATCGATTTATGCTGCGCTGCAACATGAGTCCAAGTATAGGGACTCGCCGCCGGAATGCAAGCCCTTTTTGTTGCATTGCAGCAAAAAAGCGACGAACGGTCAGGACATCAACCACCGGGCTGCAGCGGCAACTCGACGCAGCGCAGATCCGGATCCTCCGGGTGTGGGCGGATGGCAAAGCCGAGCCGCTCCACCAGCGCGAGCATGCCCTTGTTCTCGCGCAGCACGGTGCCGACGATGCGGCGCGTGCCATGACCGCGCAGGTAGCGGATCAGCCGCTCCATCAACAGCCGCCCCAGCCCACGGCCCTTGAGGTCCGAGCGCACCAGGATGCCGTATTCGGCGGTGTCGTTGTCCGGGTCGCAGATGCCGCGCACGACGCCGATCGTCTCCGGCCGACCATCGGGCCCGGTGCGGGTGGCGATGAAGGCCATCTCGCGGTCGTAATCGATTTGCGTCAGGCGCGCGAGCTCCGAGTGTTCGATGCTGCGGCGGCTGTAGAAGATGCGCAGCCGGATGTCTTCCGGGTCCATCTTCTCGAGGAAGGCGAGGTGCTGGGCCTCGTCCTCGGGACGGATCGGGCGCACGGTGATCGTCCCGCCCTGCCACGCGACGGTTTCCACGAGCTCCTGCGGGTAGGGGCGGATCGCGAAGCGCGCCGCCCCGCCGGGTCGGTCGGCGCTCACGCGCACGCGCGCGTCCAGCGCGACGGCCCCTTCGGCATCGACCACCAGCGGGTTGATGTCGATTTCGGCGATTTCCGGCACGTCCGCGAGCAGCTGCGACACCGCCAGCAGCGCGGTGTGAATCGAGGGCCGGTGCGCCGGCGGCACGTCCCGGTAGCCGCGCAGCAGCCGCGCGATGCGCGTGCGCTCGATCAGCGACTCGGCCAGTGCGACGTTGAGCGGCGGCAGGGCGAGTGCCCGGTCCGCGACCACCTCCACCGCGATGCCGCCCTGTCCAAAGAGGATGACCGGACCGAAGAGCGGATCGATGCTGGCGCCGATGATGAGCTCGTGTGCGTGCCGGCGCTGCACCATCGGCTGCACCGTGAAGCCCGCCAGCCGCGCGTCGGGCCGCCGCTCGGCCACGCGCGCGAGCATCGCGCGCGCCGCCTCCACCACCTCCTGCGCGCTGTGCAGGTTGAGGCGCACCCCGCCGACGTCGGACTTGTGCGTGATGTCTTCCGAGAGGATCTTGAGCACGACCGGGTAGCCCAGCGCCTCCGCGGCGGTGGCGGCGGCCATCGGATCAGGGGGAACCGTGCGCACGGGTGTCACCGGCACCCCGGCGAGCCGCAGCAGCTCCTTGGCCTGCGGTTCGGTCAGCCACTCGCGCCCCGCTGCCAGCGCCTCGTGCACCAGGCGGCGGATGCCGTCGAGGTCCGGCGCCAGGCCCGCCGGCAGCGCCGGGGGCGTCTCCATCAGTTCCGCCTGGTGCCGGTGGTACTGCCGCAGGAAGGAAA
This region of Tepidimonas taiwanensis genomic DNA includes:
- a CDS encoding M48 family metalloprotease; protein product: MRSRPPLTPDPTSDDGAPLRGAALRCSRRHWLAGALRGAFAGATATALLPWLAAQPSPARAATDLPALGDGGELTLSEERRLGDQIARAIYRDPAYLDDAPLADHLNAIWQPLFAAARRRGELADELAERYAWRLLLARDRTVNAFALPGGYLGVHLGLIGVTGSADELASVLAHELSHVTQRHIARLISRQNQQAPLVLAAMILGALAASAARNADIASAAIAGGQALAVQSQLNFSRDMEREADRIGLAVLQAAGFDGQGFLGMFDRLQQSARLNDDGGFPYLRSHPLTTERIADMRARLPLAGAPADRTTPAVPVSATAHAFMAARARVLAEPAPDRLQAHVRAGRGGADAGRRYARALAAAWLRDVDEALAALETVRDAADDAAAGRAADALRLEVLWMLHGEARLPREQREALAPLAQRAAHDGGRAGLLLAAQAAGGLPPPVRDGIGQRLLAWCVAHPDDPGAWGTLARVQHAQGQPVRATRAEGEARLAQLDYAGALDRFRAAQRLAREQGLNDLQELSVLDARARHAETLLREQLAEAQRR
- the moaC gene encoding cyclic pyranopterin monophosphate synthase MoaC translates to MTSPLTHFDAHGQAHMVDVGAKADTHRVAVAQGRIRMQPATLALIEQGTAKKGDVLGVARIAGIMAAKRTSELIPLCHPIALTRVALDFAIEPDGPAVRVRATAETVGPTGVEMEALTAAQVALLTIYDMCKAADRAMVITDVRLLEKRGGKSGHFIAPGADERA
- a CDS encoding 3-hydroxybutyryl-CoA dehydrogenase, encoding MAIDTVGIIGAGTMGNGIAQVCATSGLNVVMIDIHDAALQKGLATIRGSLERLLKKEKISAAERDAALARIRTSTSYDDVKGAQLVIEAATENLELKLKILRQLDALLPPETIVATNTSSISITQLAAVTGRADRFIGMHFFNPVPVMALVEIIRGLQTSDATHDAVRDLALRLGKTPITVKNSPGFVVNRILVPMINEAFFVLAEGLASPEDIDAGMKLGCNHPIGPLALADMIGLDVCLAVMNVYFAEFNDSKYRPCPLLKEMVAAGYLGRKTGRGVYTYA
- a CDS encoding phasin family protein, yielding MMTIDHIVTAHKKNVATAFDLSEKALAGVEKLVELNLQTAKTLLAETAEQTQAALSVKDMQDLVALHNAMLQPMGEKIASYSRHVYDIASALSAEFAKVAEAQAAEAQKQFVSALDSAVKNAPQGTEPAVAAMKTAVSTAAAAMESVQKAVKQATELAEANLKAVATTAANATKPPRAAKA
- a CDS encoding bifunctional acetate--CoA ligase family protein/GNAT family N-acetyltransferase; the protein is MSIRNLEFLFAPRHVAVLGASDRPHSVGATVWRNLARGFRGELFAVNPRQPDLGVPVARDLDDLPHAPDLAVICTPPATMPRLIAALGARGTRAAVVVTAGLDAQQKQAMLDAARRHTLRILGPNCIGMLVPHLGLNASFAHADAQPGQIAFVSQSGALVTAVLDWANDRGIGFSHFVSLGEHADVDFGDMLDYLGSDARTRAILMYVESVTAPRKFMSAARAAARNKPVILVKAGRSAQGSRAAASHTGALAGSDEVFDAAISRAGMLRVNTLHQLFLAVELLARFRDNRSERLLVLTNGGGAGVMAADAAAHMGVELATLSPDMIARLDAVLPGNWSRANPVDIIGDAPAQRYVDALRILREDRDSAILFIQAPTAIVPSETIAEALLPLASERPPRVLGCWLGHGAVAEARARFRAAGIPDYPTPEEAVRAFSFLRQYHRHQAELMETPPALPAGLAPDLDGIRRLVHEALAAGREWLTEPQAKELLRLAGVPVTPVRTVPPDPMAAATAAEALGYPVVLKILSEDITHKSDVGGVRLNLHSAQEVVEAARAMLARVAERRPDARLAGFTVQPMVQRRHAHELIIGASIDPLFGPVILFGQGGIAVEVVADRALALPPLNVALAESLIERTRIARLLRGYRDVPPAHRPSIHTALLAVSQLLADVPEIAEIDINPLVVDAEGAVALDARVRVSADRPGGAARFAIRPYPQELVETVAWQGGTITVRPIRPEDEAQHLAFLEKMDPEDIRLRIFYSRRSIEHSELARLTQIDYDREMAFIATRTGPDGRPETIGVVRGICDPDNDTAEYGILVRSDLKGRGLGRLLMERLIRYLRGHGTRRIVGTVLRENKGMLALVERLGFAIRPHPEDPDLRCVELPLQPGG